A single Triticum dicoccoides isolate Atlit2015 ecotype Zavitan chromosome 2A, WEW_v2.0, whole genome shotgun sequence DNA region contains:
- the LOC119357018 gene encoding OVARIAN TUMOR DOMAIN-containing deubiquitinating enzyme 7-like isoform X3, with protein MGDQLEGDEGQHMKYREMVVHYIVEHREEFEPFIEDDVPFDDYCDSMMKDGTWAGNMELQAGSLVTGRNICIHMLNSPRWYINNFSGREASNMVHLSYHHGEHYNSVRLTEDPCQGPAMPVVIKTDSNVASTSNNAQTKAKDSKKSSNRSAYDDTSVKMVMAGTGCSNVAAVQHVLGEMDGDIDSAIEYMIAERHAAAYDDTSVKLVMAGTGCSSVAAVEHVLGQLDGDVDSAIAYMIAERFAMSSDNVDGDPYMDYAGNEFVYSVGDELKLSTSQNEDQMVEHKEEESCSSKDEAVQKSKNPHAKKENSKTKECSCGSAKKHKASCSLATAVPSREPPKNKGGGQGKGQKGKAKQKKKEQVQAAPVKERKSALPVPDLGALCI; from the exons ATGGGCGACCAGCTGGAGGGCGACGAGGGGCAGCACATGAAGTACCGGGAGATGGTTGTGCACTACATCGTG GAACACCGTGAGGAGTTTGAGCCCTTCATCGAGGACGATGTGCCGTTCGATGACTACTGTGACTCCATGATGAAGGATGGGACTTGGGCCGGCAATATGGAGTTGCAGGCGGGATCTCTTGTCACGGGAAGAAACATCTGCATCCACATG CTTAACTCACCACGGTGGTACATAAACAACTTttctggtcgtgaagctagcaatatgGTTCACTT ATCTTATCATCACGGTGAGCACTACAATAGTGTCAGGCTTACTGAAGATCCATGCCAAGGTCCTGCAATGCCAGTTGTTATCAAG ACAGATTCCAATGTAGCCAGCACGAGCAACAATGCTCAAACGAAAGCGAAAGACTCGAAGAAATCTTCAAACAGATCAGCCTATGATGATACATCAGTTAAAATGGTCATGGCCGGAACTGGCTGTTCTAATGTTGCTGCTGTTCAACAT GTTTTGGGTGAAATGGATGGCGACATCGATTCTGCTATTGAGTACATGATAGCCGAGCGACATGCGGCGGCCTATGATGATACATCGGTTAAACTGGTCATGGCTGGCACTGGATGTTCTAGTGTTGCTGCAGTTGAACAT GTTTTGGGTCAATTGGATGGCGATGTTGATTCTGCTATTGCGTACATGATAGCCGAGCGATTTGCAATGAGTTCTGATAATGTGGACGGAGATCCTTATATGGACTATGCGGGAAATG AGTTTGTATATTCCGTAGGAGATGAGCTTAAGCTTAGCACATCCCAGAACGAGGACCAAATGGTTGAACACAAGGAAGAAGAAAGTTGTTCTAGTAAAGATGAAGCGGTTCAGAAATCCAAAAATCCACATGCTAAGAAG GAAAACTCAAAAACGAAGGAGTGCTCTTGTGGATCTGCAAAGAAGCACAAGGCTTCTTGTAGTTTAGCCACGGCTGTACCGTCAAGAGAACCTCCAAA GAACAAAGGTGGTGGCCAAGGGAAGGGCCAGAAAGGGAaggcgaagcaaaagaagaaagaacAAGTCCAGGCAGCACCCGTCAAGGAACGCAAGTCTGCATTACCTGTGCCAGACCTAGGGGCCCTGTGCATATGA
- the LOC119357021 gene encoding 50S ribosomal protein HLP, mitochondrial-like → MAAFLRSKCSSVGHAMMGSLGNNLYGGASSSIETVARPSRSDAVCQQIRTFIQMRTNLKVVDNSGAKRVMCIQSLRGKKGARLGDMIIGSVKEAQPRGKVKKGDVVYGVVVRAAMKKGRSDGSEVQFDDNAIVIVNNKGELIGTRVFGPVPHELRKKKHLKILALAEHIV, encoded by the exons ATGGCAGCATTCCTCAGGTCCAAGTGTTCGTCAG TTGGACATGCTATGATGGGAAGCCTTGGAAACAATCTGTACGGGGGCGCTAGCTCGTCTATTGAAACAGTGGCAAGACCATCTCGTTCTGATGCTGTCTGCCAG CAAATTAGAACATTCATCCAGATGAGAACAAACCTCAAGGTGGTGGACAACTCGGGAGCCAAGCGGGTTATGTGCATACAGTCCCTTAGGGGGAAGAAAGGAGCGAGGCTCGGGGACATGATCATCGGCTCTGTCAAGGAAGCGCAGCCTCGTGGTAAGGTCAAGAAAGGAGACGTGGTCTATGGGGTGGTTGTCCGTGCTGCCATGAAGAAGGGGCGCAGTGATGGCAGCGAGGTCCAGTTCGACGACAACGCGATCGTCATCGTGAACAACAAGGGTGAGCTGATTGGCACCCGTGTCTTTGGTCCTGTCCCCCATGAGCTCAGGAAGAAGAAGCATCTCAAGATCCTGGCTCTGGCTGAGCACATAGTATGA
- the LOC119357018 gene encoding OVARIAN TUMOR DOMAIN-containing deubiquitinating enzyme 7-like isoform X2: MAQGKKKAAAASKPRKPKQRDAAEKKMGKKADMSEFRAQLGSFGLKIVEVTADGNCFFRAMGDQLEGDEGQHMKYREMVVHYIVEHREEFEPFIEDDVPFDDYCDSMMKDGTWAGNMELQAGSLVTGRNICIHMLNSPRWYINNFSGREASNMVHLSYHHGEHYNSVRLTEDPCQGPAMPVVIKTDSNVASTSNNAQTKAKDSKKSSNRSAYDDTSVKMVMAGTGCSNVAAVQHVLGEMDGDIDSAIEYMIAERHAAAYDDTSVKLVMAGTGCSSVAAVEHVLGQLDGDVDSAIAYMIAERFAMSSDNVDGDPYMDYAGNGDELKLSTSQNEDQMVEHKEEESCSSKDEAVQKSKNPHAKKENSKTKECSCGSAKKHKASCSLATAVPSREPPKNKGGGQGKGQKGKAKQKKKEQVQAAPVKERKSALPVPDLGALCI, from the exons ATGGCCCAGGGcaagaagaaggcggcggcggcgtccaagCCCCGCAAGCCGAAGCAGCGGGACGCAGCG GAGAAGAAGATGGGGAAGAAGGCCGACATGTCGGAGTTCAGGGCGCAGCTGGGCTCCTTCGGGCTCAAGATAGTCGAGGTCACCGCAGACGGCAACTGCTTCTTCAG GGCGATGGGCGACCAGCTGGAGGGCGACGAGGGGCAGCACATGAAGTACCGGGAGATGGTTGTGCACTACATCGTG GAACACCGTGAGGAGTTTGAGCCCTTCATCGAGGACGATGTGCCGTTCGATGACTACTGTGACTCCATGATGAAGGATGGGACTTGGGCCGGCAATATGGAGTTGCAGGCGGGATCTCTTGTCACGGGAAGAAACATCTGCATCCACATG CTTAACTCACCACGGTGGTACATAAACAACTTttctggtcgtgaagctagcaatatgGTTCACTT ATCTTATCATCACGGTGAGCACTACAATAGTGTCAGGCTTACTGAAGATCCATGCCAAGGTCCTGCAATGCCAGTTGTTATCAAG ACAGATTCCAATGTAGCCAGCACGAGCAACAATGCTCAAACGAAAGCGAAAGACTCGAAGAAATCTTCAAACAGATCAGCCTATGATGATACATCAGTTAAAATGGTCATGGCCGGAACTGGCTGTTCTAATGTTGCTGCTGTTCAACAT GTTTTGGGTGAAATGGATGGCGACATCGATTCTGCTATTGAGTACATGATAGCCGAGCGACATGCGGCGGCCTATGATGATACATCGGTTAAACTGGTCATGGCTGGCACTGGATGTTCTAGTGTTGCTGCAGTTGAACAT GTTTTGGGTCAATTGGATGGCGATGTTGATTCTGCTATTGCGTACATGATAGCCGAGCGATTTGCAATGAGTTCTGATAATGTGGACGGAGATCCTTATATGGACTATGCGGGAAATG GAGATGAGCTTAAGCTTAGCACATCCCAGAACGAGGACCAAATGGTTGAACACAAGGAAGAAGAAAGTTGTTCTAGTAAAGATGAAGCGGTTCAGAAATCCAAAAATCCACATGCTAAGAAG GAAAACTCAAAAACGAAGGAGTGCTCTTGTGGATCTGCAAAGAAGCACAAGGCTTCTTGTAGTTTAGCCACGGCTGTACCGTCAAGAGAACCTCCAAA GAACAAAGGTGGTGGCCAAGGGAAGGGCCAGAAAGGGAaggcgaagcaaaagaagaaagaacAAGTCCAGGCAGCACCCGTCAAGGAACGCAAGTCTGCATTACCTGTGCCAGACCTAGGGGCCCTGTGCATATGA
- the LOC119357018 gene encoding OVARIAN TUMOR DOMAIN-containing deubiquitinating enzyme 7-like isoform X1: MAQGKKKAAAASKPRKPKQRDAAEKKMGKKADMSEFRAQLGSFGLKIVEVTADGNCFFRAMGDQLEGDEGQHMKYREMVVHYIVEHREEFEPFIEDDVPFDDYCDSMMKDGTWAGNMELQAGSLVTGRNICIHMLNSPRWYINNFSGREASNMVHLSYHHGEHYNSVRLTEDPCQGPAMPVVIKTDSNVASTSNNAQTKAKDSKKSSNRSAYDDTSVKMVMAGTGCSNVAAVQHVLGEMDGDIDSAIEYMIAERHAAAYDDTSVKLVMAGTGCSSVAAVEHVLGQLDGDVDSAIAYMIAERFAMSSDNVDGDPYMDYAGNEFVYSVGDELKLSTSQNEDQMVEHKEEESCSSKDEAVQKSKNPHAKKENSKTKECSCGSAKKHKASCSLATAVPSREPPKNKGGGQGKGQKGKAKQKKKEQVQAAPVKERKSALPVPDLGALCI, encoded by the exons ATGGCCCAGGGcaagaagaaggcggcggcggcgtccaagCCCCGCAAGCCGAAGCAGCGGGACGCAGCG GAGAAGAAGATGGGGAAGAAGGCCGACATGTCGGAGTTCAGGGCGCAGCTGGGCTCCTTCGGGCTCAAGATAGTCGAGGTCACCGCAGACGGCAACTGCTTCTTCAG GGCGATGGGCGACCAGCTGGAGGGCGACGAGGGGCAGCACATGAAGTACCGGGAGATGGTTGTGCACTACATCGTG GAACACCGTGAGGAGTTTGAGCCCTTCATCGAGGACGATGTGCCGTTCGATGACTACTGTGACTCCATGATGAAGGATGGGACTTGGGCCGGCAATATGGAGTTGCAGGCGGGATCTCTTGTCACGGGAAGAAACATCTGCATCCACATG CTTAACTCACCACGGTGGTACATAAACAACTTttctggtcgtgaagctagcaatatgGTTCACTT ATCTTATCATCACGGTGAGCACTACAATAGTGTCAGGCTTACTGAAGATCCATGCCAAGGTCCTGCAATGCCAGTTGTTATCAAG ACAGATTCCAATGTAGCCAGCACGAGCAACAATGCTCAAACGAAAGCGAAAGACTCGAAGAAATCTTCAAACAGATCAGCCTATGATGATACATCAGTTAAAATGGTCATGGCCGGAACTGGCTGTTCTAATGTTGCTGCTGTTCAACAT GTTTTGGGTGAAATGGATGGCGACATCGATTCTGCTATTGAGTACATGATAGCCGAGCGACATGCGGCGGCCTATGATGATACATCGGTTAAACTGGTCATGGCTGGCACTGGATGTTCTAGTGTTGCTGCAGTTGAACAT GTTTTGGGTCAATTGGATGGCGATGTTGATTCTGCTATTGCGTACATGATAGCCGAGCGATTTGCAATGAGTTCTGATAATGTGGACGGAGATCCTTATATGGACTATGCGGGAAATG AGTTTGTATATTCCGTAGGAGATGAGCTTAAGCTTAGCACATCCCAGAACGAGGACCAAATGGTTGAACACAAGGAAGAAGAAAGTTGTTCTAGTAAAGATGAAGCGGTTCAGAAATCCAAAAATCCACATGCTAAGAAG GAAAACTCAAAAACGAAGGAGTGCTCTTGTGGATCTGCAAAGAAGCACAAGGCTTCTTGTAGTTTAGCCACGGCTGTACCGTCAAGAGAACCTCCAAA GAACAAAGGTGGTGGCCAAGGGAAGGGCCAGAAAGGGAaggcgaagcaaaagaagaaagaacAAGTCCAGGCAGCACCCGTCAAGGAACGCAAGTCTGCATTACCTGTGCCAGACCTAGGGGCCCTGTGCATATGA